A single window of Streptomyces griseoviridis DNA harbors:
- a CDS encoding slipin family protein, whose protein sequence is MLAELLTAIGALAAAGVVYASAAARVVKQYERGVVFRLGRIVDGARGPGFTMVVPFVDHLYKVNMQVVTLPVPAQEGITRDNVTVRVDAVVYFRVVEPTDALVKVEDYRFAVSQMAQTSLRSIIGKSDLDDLLSNREKLNQGLELMIDSPAIGWGVQIDRVEIKDVSLPDTMKRSMARQAEADRERRARIINADAELQASKKLAEAAQQMEATPSALQLRLLQTITAVAAEKNSTLVLPFPVELLRFLERAHEHEMPKRPAQDRRTPPDAPRDQPQITESAQVGDGSPDGAVDGSLDGHRRDRQAEHPVET, encoded by the coding sequence ATGCTCGCGGAACTGCTGACGGCGATCGGCGCACTGGCAGCCGCGGGGGTCGTGTACGCATCGGCGGCGGCCCGCGTGGTCAAGCAGTACGAGCGCGGGGTGGTGTTCCGGCTCGGACGGATCGTGGACGGCGCCCGCGGCCCCGGATTCACCATGGTGGTCCCGTTCGTGGACCACCTGTACAAGGTGAACATGCAGGTCGTGACGTTGCCGGTGCCCGCCCAGGAGGGCATCACCCGCGACAACGTCACGGTCCGGGTGGACGCGGTCGTCTACTTCCGGGTGGTCGAGCCCACGGACGCCCTGGTCAAGGTCGAGGACTACCGGTTCGCGGTCTCCCAGATGGCGCAGACGTCGTTGCGCTCCATCATCGGCAAGAGCGACCTCGACGATCTGCTCTCCAACCGCGAGAAGCTCAACCAGGGCCTGGAGCTGATGATCGACAGCCCGGCCATCGGATGGGGCGTGCAGATCGACCGGGTCGAGATCAAGGACGTCTCGCTGCCCGACACGATGAAGCGCTCCATGGCGCGTCAGGCGGAGGCCGACCGTGAGCGGCGGGCCCGGATCATCAACGCCGACGCCGAACTCCAGGCGTCCAAGAAGCTCGCCGAGGCGGCCCAGCAGATGGAGGCCACACCGTCGGCGCTCCAGTTGCGGCTGCTCCAGACCATCACCGCCGTCGCCGCCGAGAAGAACTCGACGCTCGTCCTGCCGTTCCCGGTGGAACTGCTCCGCTTCCTGGAGCGGGCGCACGAGCACGAGATGCCGAAGCGGCCCGCGCAGGACCGGCGGACCCCGCCCGATGCGCCCCGCGACCAGCCGCAGATCACCGAGAGCGCGCAGGTCGGGGACGGCTCGCCGGACGGCGCCGTGGACGGTTCGCTCGACGGGCACCGGCGGGACCGGCAGGCGGAGCACCCGGTCGAGACGTGA
- a CDS encoding SulP family inorganic anion transporter → MTNTSPTPPTPPKSPASSASSRSPISRFPHLRQDFAASLVVFLVALPLCVGVAVASGVPAELGLITGIVGGIVTGLMRGSSLQVSGPAAGLTVLVFEAVREFGLPALGVIVLATGALQILMGALKLGRYFRAISVSVVEGMLAGIGLVLIAGQLYAMAGTEAPASGVAKLVELPGALVDSLGSTRALASLGLGAATIAVLVLWKRMPSRVRSVPGPLAAVGLATLAALVFSMPVATVEVKGLLDSVQPPPLSAFGDLLGLGLLGTVVAFTLIASAESLFSAAAVDRMHGGPRTAYDKELVAQGAGNALCGLLGALPMTAVIVRSAANVQAGARTKASRVLHGVWLLLFAALLPGALAYIPIPALAGILVYSGAKLIPVGQIVSLWRGHRGEALILVVTALSIVAVSMFEGVLIGLALAVAKTAWEASHIRLDVIDKGAGPVQAHLSGNATFLRLPKILDSLEALPQDRPVELDLSGLHHLDHACRTALESWAERHSAVGTEPVRMTAEPARPAAG, encoded by the coding sequence ATGACCAACACCTCCCCCACACCCCCCACACCCCCCAAATCCCCCGCGTCCTCCGCGTCATCCAGGTCTCCGATATCGAGGTTCCCCCACCTGCGGCAGGACTTCGCCGCGTCCCTGGTCGTCTTCCTGGTCGCGCTCCCGCTCTGCGTGGGCGTGGCCGTCGCCTCCGGTGTCCCGGCCGAACTGGGCCTGATCACCGGCATCGTGGGCGGCATCGTCACCGGTCTGATGCGGGGCAGCAGCCTCCAGGTCTCCGGACCCGCGGCCGGTCTGACGGTGCTGGTCTTCGAGGCGGTACGGGAGTTCGGCCTGCCGGCCCTCGGAGTGATCGTGCTCGCCACCGGCGCCCTGCAGATCCTGATGGGCGCCCTGAAGCTGGGCCGCTACTTCCGGGCCATCTCGGTGTCGGTGGTCGAGGGCATGCTCGCCGGTATCGGCCTGGTGCTGATCGCCGGACAGCTGTACGCCATGGCCGGCACCGAGGCCCCGGCCTCCGGGGTGGCCAAGCTGGTCGAACTGCCCGGCGCGCTCGTCGACTCGCTCGGCAGCACCCGCGCACTGGCCTCGCTCGGCCTCGGCGCCGCCACCATCGCCGTCCTGGTGCTCTGGAAGCGGATGCCGAGCCGGGTGCGGTCGGTCCCCGGGCCGCTCGCCGCCGTCGGTCTCGCCACCCTGGCCGCGCTGGTGTTCTCGATGCCCGTCGCCACCGTCGAGGTCAAGGGTCTGCTGGACTCCGTCCAGCCGCCCCCGCTGAGCGCCTTCGGTGATCTCCTCGGCCTCGGTCTGCTCGGCACGGTCGTCGCGTTCACCCTGATCGCGTCCGCCGAGTCGCTGTTCAGCGCGGCGGCCGTGGACCGGATGCACGGCGGCCCGCGCACCGCGTACGACAAGGAACTCGTCGCCCAGGGCGCGGGCAACGCGCTCTGCGGTCTGCTCGGCGCCCTGCCGATGACCGCGGTCATCGTGCGCAGCGCGGCGAACGTCCAGGCGGGCGCCCGCACCAAGGCGTCCCGGGTGCTGCACGGCGTGTGGCTGCTGCTGTTCGCGGCGCTGCTGCCGGGAGCCCTCGCCTACATACCGATCCCCGCGCTCGCGGGCATCCTCGTCTACTCCGGGGCCAAGCTGATCCCGGTCGGACAGATCGTCTCGCTCTGGCGCGGGCACCGCGGTGAGGCGCTGATCCTGGTGGTCACCGCGCTGTCGATCGTCGCGGTCAGCATGTTCGAGGGCGTGCTCATCGGACTCGCGCTCGCCGTCGCCAAGACCGCCTGGGAGGCCTCGCACATCAGGCTTGACGTCATCGACAAGGGCGCCGGTCCCGTCCAGGCGCATCTGTCGGGCAACGCGACCTTCCTGCGGCTGCCGAAGATCCTGGACAGCCTGGAGGCGCTGCCCCAGGACCGCCCGGTGGAGCTGGACCTCTCCGGTCTGCACCACCTGGACCACGCCTGCCGTACCGCCCTGGAGAGCTGGGCCGAGCGGCACAGCGCGGTGGGCACCGAGCCGGTGCGGATGACCGCCGAACCGGCTCGTCCCGCCGCCGGCTGA
- a CDS encoding carbonic anhydrase, whose translation MQPLIDNARTFGQRPEEFAKLAEGQSPQVLFITCSDSRVVPALITGARPGQLFELRTAGNIVPPYASEHPTSEAATIEYAVEVLGVRDIVVCGHSHCGAVGALVRDEDLTAVPAVRDWLASATPRPSGTPEDPACSEGVQGHVLTQLLRLRSYPYIDAKVKARQLSLHAWYYEVHTGAVLAHDSRSDAFAAL comes from the coding sequence ATGCAGCCCCTCATCGACAACGCCCGTACGTTCGGACAGCGCCCTGAGGAGTTCGCCAAGCTGGCCGAAGGCCAGTCTCCGCAGGTCCTGTTCATCACCTGCTCCGACTCCAGGGTCGTCCCGGCCCTGATCACCGGCGCCCGTCCCGGCCAGCTGTTCGAGCTGCGCACCGCGGGCAACATCGTCCCCCCGTACGCCTCCGAGCACCCCACCAGCGAGGCGGCCACCATCGAGTACGCCGTGGAGGTGCTCGGCGTCCGCGACATCGTGGTCTGCGGGCACTCGCACTGCGGTGCCGTCGGCGCGCTGGTGCGCGACGAGGACCTGACCGCCGTGCCCGCCGTGCGGGACTGGCTCGCGAGCGCCACCCCGCGCCCGTCCGGCACCCCCGAGGACCCCGCGTGCAGCGAGGGTGTCCAGGGACACGTCCTGACCCAACTGCTGCGGCTGCGCTCGTACCCGTACATCGACGCCAAGGTGAAGGCCCGTCAGCTGTCCCTGCACGCCTGGTACTACGAGGTCCACACCGGCGCCGTCCTGGCGCACGACTCCCGTTCCGACGCCTTCGCGGCCCTGTGA